Proteins from one Nitrososphaerales archaeon genomic window:
- a CDS encoding PfkB family carbohydrate kinase, which produces MMPLENVDPEKLTSLLKQFQGRRVLVVGDIIVIRFVEVAARKLAREAPVPAGDLIGETFLPGGAANLSRELVSLGASVNVVGLVGPDEPGTWLGSAFDKAGVGHGGVVVDGSRPTSLRTWIMVNNFHMLRIDREDRRDAPLELSKRLLANARPKIKDVDCVVISDYDKGAVTSSLISGIVDEAHAAGKIIVGQPKMHHYSDFAGVTYVKSNLEEAAHAIGMSMVNETSLRNMAVNLISRLECKAILVTRGDLGITLFDSENMTHFPPMGGKKNLFSKVGVRDAMTGVFAMSVASGGTPYQASILSNLAGGVRSELPRTASLSVHDLEARTADVGDFARRIVQAPVRR; this is translated from the coding sequence ATGATGCCTCTGGAGAACGTCGACCCTGAGAAACTGACGTCTCTCCTGAAACAATTCCAAGGCAGGAGGGTCCTCGTAGTTGGGGACATCATAGTCATCCGGTTCGTCGAAGTCGCTGCGAGGAAGCTAGCAAGGGAGGCGCCAGTCCCGGCAGGAGACCTCATTGGGGAGACCTTCCTTCCAGGAGGCGCTGCGAACCTCTCCAGGGAGCTCGTTTCGCTCGGTGCTTCGGTTAACGTCGTGGGCCTTGTTGGCCCGGACGAGCCTGGGACCTGGCTCGGCTCTGCCTTCGACAAGGCGGGGGTCGGGCACGGCGGAGTGGTTGTCGACGGCAGCAGGCCGACCTCTCTCAGGACTTGGATCATGGTCAACAACTTCCACATGCTCAGGATAGACAGGGAAGACAGGAGGGACGCCCCTCTTGAGCTCTCGAAGAGGCTCCTCGCAAACGCCCGGCCGAAGATAAAGGATGTCGACTGCGTCGTGATATCGGACTACGACAAGGGCGCAGTCACGAGCAGCCTCATCAGCGGAATCGTTGACGAAGCGCATGCGGCTGGAAAGATAATCGTCGGCCAGCCTAAGATGCACCACTACTCGGACTTCGCGGGCGTCACGTACGTGAAGTCGAACCTAGAAGAGGCGGCGCACGCTATAGGCATGAGCATGGTCAACGAGACGAGCTTGAGGAACATGGCTGTGAACCTGATAAGCAGGCTCGAATGCAAGGCCATACTCGTGACAAGGGGCGACCTCGGAATCACCCTCTTCGACAGCGAGAACATGACGCACTTCCCGCCCATGGGGGGCAAGAAGAACCTGTTCAGCAAAGTGGGCGTGAGGGACGCCATGACTGGGGTCTTTGCGATGTCTGTCGCCTCCGGAGGAACGCCCTACCAGGCGTCCATCCTCAGCAACTTGGCGGGAGGGGTGAGGAGCGAACTGCCGAGGACTGCTTCCCTCTCCGTCCATGACCTTGAGGCTCGGACAGCCGATGTGGGCGACTTCGCGCGCAGGATAGTCCAGGCGCCGGTGAGGAGGTAA
- a CDS encoding COX15/CtaA family protein: MKGINFLLGITVFILFALIVVGAYVAAGGFGEACGSQVPSDWPLCNGNLLPAPQLGPVVEYTHRLLAALSALFLFATTFVGLRGQAVKSSVKRSLIVASILLVFQIVLGGVVVANELNALLVAVHQAIALLIFGLVVAAISFSLQQS, encoded by the coding sequence TTGAAGGGCATCAACTTCCTGCTCGGCATCACAGTCTTCATCCTCTTCGCGCTAATCGTAGTCGGAGCCTACGTGGCTGCTGGCGGTTTCGGCGAGGCGTGCGGTTCACAGGTGCCTTCTGACTGGCCTCTATGCAACGGCAATCTCCTGCCGGCTCCGCAGCTGGGTCCGGTCGTTGAGTACACGCACAGGCTTCTTGCAGCCCTGTCGGCGCTCTTCCTCTTCGCCACCACCTTTGTCGGATTGAGGGGCCAGGCAGTGAAGAGTTCTGTCAAGAGGTCCCTCATTGTTGCGTCCATACTCCTCGTCTTCCAAATCGTCCTCGGCGGGGTGGTTGTCGCGAACGAGCTGAACGCGCTTCTTGTGGCCGTCCACCAGGCTATTGCTCTACTGATATTCGGGCTGGTCGTGGCTGCCATCTCCTTCTCGCTCCAGCAGTCGTGA
- a CDS encoding aspartate aminotransferase family protein, translating into MRSYEDKTPDSRRLFERARKVFAGGVNHNARYYEPYPLFASRAKGQHVWDEDGNRYVDYWMGHTALILGHSPAVVAKALREQVGNGTHFGMSNRFSVELGEEVQRSVPCAEMLRFCNSGAEATMYLVRLARAYTGKRTVIKMAGGWHGYNTELNKGVHGPFDRTEGKGILAEEQSHVKTVRFNDIEAVRAAVRKERGDVAAIFLEPVLGAGGCIPADKDYLKGLRELADSSGALLAFDEIITGFRVALGGAQERYGVKPELSAFGKIVGGGLPIGLVCGIKEAVALADPARKERFVSIGGGTFSENPLTMVAGLATVRYLRRNARSVYDGLEEKGRRLRSGVDRALREAGVEASTTGLGSLFLTHFNGAPRNAQEASKGNRLAAHRYCLDLMSEGIFILPAHAGAISTAHTEKDIESLISASRRAAVHLRKSRS; encoded by the coding sequence ATGCGAAGCTACGAGGACAAGACGCCAGATTCCAGGAGGCTCTTCGAGAGGGCGAGGAAGGTCTTCGCGGGAGGGGTCAACCACAACGCGAGATACTACGAGCCGTATCCGCTCTTCGCCAGCAGGGCCAAAGGGCAGCACGTCTGGGACGAGGACGGCAATCGGTACGTCGACTACTGGATGGGGCACACGGCGCTCATCCTCGGACACTCGCCGGCAGTGGTCGCCAAGGCTCTGAGAGAGCAGGTGGGCAACGGGACGCACTTCGGGATGAGCAATAGGTTCTCAGTGGAGCTCGGAGAGGAGGTGCAGAGGTCTGTGCCGTGCGCGGAGATGCTCAGGTTCTGCAACTCAGGGGCGGAGGCGACGATGTATCTCGTCAGGCTCGCGCGCGCTTACACGGGAAAGAGGACGGTAATCAAGATGGCCGGGGGCTGGCACGGGTACAACACCGAACTGAACAAAGGAGTCCACGGTCCGTTCGACAGGACTGAGGGCAAGGGCATCCTGGCAGAGGAGCAGTCGCACGTGAAGACGGTGAGGTTCAACGACATTGAAGCAGTGAGGGCCGCCGTCAGGAAGGAGAGGGGCGACGTGGCGGCCATCTTCCTGGAGCCTGTGCTGGGAGCAGGCGGGTGCATTCCGGCAGACAAGGATTACCTGAAGGGCCTGAGAGAGCTCGCGGACTCGTCGGGGGCCCTGCTCGCATTCGACGAAATCATTACCGGCTTCCGGGTTGCGCTCGGCGGCGCCCAGGAGAGGTACGGCGTGAAGCCTGAGCTTTCGGCGTTCGGAAAGATCGTCGGCGGAGGGCTCCCGATAGGGCTTGTCTGCGGGATCAAGGAGGCGGTCGCGCTTGCGGACCCCGCACGGAAGGAGAGGTTCGTCTCGATTGGGGGCGGGACGTTCTCAGAGAACCCGCTGACGATGGTGGCCGGGCTGGCCACAGTGAGATACCTTCGCAGAAACGCGAGGAGTGTCTATGACGGGCTTGAGGAAAAGGGAAGGAGGCTTCGAAGCGGGGTTGACAGGGCGCTGAGAGAAGCGGGCGTGGAGGCCAGCACTACAGGCCTCGGCTCTCTTTTCCTCACACACTTCAACGGCGCCCCGAGAAACGCACAGGAGGCCTCGAAGGGCAACAGGCTCGCAGCCCACAGGTACTGTCTCGACCTGATGTCGGAGGGAATCTTCATCCTCCCGGCTCACGCGGGAGCCATCTCGACCGCCCACACTGAGAAAGACATCGAGTCGCTGATATCAGCAAGTAGAAGGGCAGCCGTTCACTTGAGAAAAAGCAGAAGTTAG
- a CDS encoding ribulose-phosphate 3-epimerase, with protein MRQVRIAPSILAWDLGDLREAAELAKKGGADQLHLDVIDGHFAPNITFGPGTVKALRKHCDLKFDTHLMIDQPLLYAEKFLDAGSDLLTFHVEVLNADRFDQLHSIVRAKGKEIGLAIKPTSSLPRWAEERLGDLSAVIVMTVNPGFSGQAMDMSVMPKLSRISAMVEKAGVKTDVEIDGGVEPENVHEVVKRGGNVLVAGAGVYAKKDPVAAIGVLRERALAALRES; from the coding sequence TTGAGGCAAGTCCGGATAGCACCATCGATACTCGCGTGGGACCTCGGAGACCTCCGGGAGGCGGCCGAGTTGGCGAAAAAGGGTGGCGCTGACCAGCTCCACCTGGACGTCATAGACGGCCACTTCGCTCCGAACATAACCTTCGGTCCCGGGACCGTGAAGGCGCTCAGGAAGCACTGCGACCTGAAGTTCGACACGCACCTGATGATAGACCAGCCGCTTCTCTACGCTGAGAAGTTCCTGGACGCCGGGTCGGACCTCCTGACGTTCCACGTCGAGGTCCTGAACGCCGACCGCTTCGACCAGCTCCACTCCATTGTGCGAGCAAAAGGGAAGGAGATAGGGCTCGCGATAAAGCCGACCAGCAGCCTGCCCAGGTGGGCCGAGGAGAGGCTGGGCGACCTCAGCGCAGTCATCGTGATGACAGTCAATCCTGGATTCAGTGGCCAGGCCATGGACATGAGCGTGATGCCGAAACTCAGCAGGATTAGTGCGATGGTCGAGAAGGCGGGCGTAAAGACAGACGTGGAAATCGACGGAGGCGTCGAGCCAGAGAACGTCCACGAAGTGGTTAAGAGGGGAGGGAACGTCTTGGTGGCTGGAGCGGGAGTGTACGCCAAGAAGGACCCTGTCGCCGCAATCGGGGTCCTCAGGGAAAGGGCGTTGGCCGCTTTGAGGGAATCCTGA
- a CDS encoding transketolase family protein gives MSVRQAAMRDAYGEALLELGSTNPRVVVLGADTTGSLKSGVFSSKFPERFFNLGIAEQNLVGVAAGFALAGKIAYAGTYAIFVPGKCVDQIRNNVAYPNLDVKIVCSHGGISVGPDGASHQQVEDIAIMRSIPKMKVVVPCDAVSTKAIVKAVADIPGPFYIRLTRPTTPVVYENGFEYRFGKANIIREGGDVAIFACGILVPEALKAADSLKSKGVSASVIDLHTIKPIDADTILRFAKKCGRVVTAEEHNIMGGMGSAVAEVLVEGHPVPMKRVGVMDTFGESGDAGELMKKYGLTAADIERASLSLR, from the coding sequence ATGTCCGTCAGGCAGGCCGCAATGAGGGACGCCTACGGGGAGGCCCTCCTCGAGCTGGGGAGCACGAACCCGCGCGTCGTCGTCCTGGGCGCAGACACCACCGGCTCACTAAAGTCAGGCGTCTTCTCGTCGAAGTTCCCAGAGCGCTTCTTCAACCTCGGTATCGCGGAGCAGAACCTCGTCGGGGTTGCCGCGGGATTTGCCTTGGCTGGCAAGATAGCGTACGCTGGCACGTACGCCATCTTCGTCCCCGGCAAGTGCGTCGACCAGATCAGGAACAACGTCGCCTATCCGAACCTAGACGTGAAGATTGTCTGCTCCCACGGCGGCATCTCCGTAGGCCCGGACGGCGCTTCCCACCAGCAGGTCGAGGACATTGCGATAATGCGCTCGATCCCCAAGATGAAGGTGGTCGTCCCATGCGATGCGGTCTCCACGAAGGCGATAGTGAAGGCTGTGGCTGACATCCCGGGGCCCTTCTACATCAGGCTCACCCGGCCGACGACGCCGGTCGTCTACGAGAACGGCTTCGAGTACCGCTTCGGCAAGGCGAACATCATCAGAGAGGGGGGCGACGTGGCGATCTTTGCGTGCGGCATTCTCGTCCCAGAGGCGCTGAAGGCCGCCGACTCGCTAAAGTCGAAGGGCGTCTCAGCCTCGGTGATCGACCTGCACACGATAAAGCCTATCGACGCGGACACGATACTGAGGTTCGCAAAGAAGTGCGGCCGCGTGGTCACCGCCGAGGAGCACAACATCATGGGAGGAATGGGCTCCGCTGTTGCGGAGGTCTTGGTGGAGGGCCACCCTGTCCCGATGAAGAGGGTCGGGGTGATGGACACCTTCGGCGAGAGCGGAGACGCGGGGGAGCTCATGAAGAAGTACGGCCTCACCGCCGCTGACATAGAGAGAGCGTCTCTCTCCCTGAGATAG
- a CDS encoding RNA-guided endonuclease TnpB family protein, which yields MKSVKAVKFGYIPTPETRELLEIFRMMVNDAIRIALEESVKGRLRLRDRIYKEFRERYGVVSCYPYSVAEVAWSIVKKHRRWQRKPFASKPMLKMDCASYSLNYGILSLPNMKGQRALIPLEYGDWQRSFLMDTTLKRGSVTMTDFTIVIAFSKETAVAEPLRKVGYDLNHKSMVGSDGTRIDLSKVARLHTEYGVRRSEFYAKHPNDRRLKQKFASSRREKERVKQTLNVISKQVVEKAVKNREAIVLERLKGVRKAHKKGNGKGHDSRRRANLWPFRQLQQQIAHKAAWVGVQVEFVNPRNTSKECSNCHYVNKKLTVTERSWLCPQCGCQLDRDLNAAVNIERRGKIPCLPMVQAGARGTDEAVKGNEATTAPILRAEVPKLGG from the coding sequence GTGAAGTCGGTCAAAGCTGTCAAGTTCGGATACATACCCACCCCAGAGACCAGAGAGCTCCTCGAAATCTTCCGCATGATGGTAAACGACGCAATTCGAATCGCCCTCGAAGAGAGCGTCAAGGGACGGCTGAGGCTACGAGACAGAATCTACAAGGAGTTCCGAGAAAGATACGGCGTGGTGTCGTGCTACCCCTACTCCGTGGCGGAGGTCGCTTGGTCGATAGTCAAGAAGCACCGCCGCTGGCAGCGAAAGCCTTTCGCTTCGAAGCCGATGCTGAAAATGGACTGCGCCAGCTATTCCCTCAACTACGGGATACTCAGCCTCCCAAACATGAAAGGCCAACGTGCCCTGATTCCTCTTGAATACGGCGACTGGCAACGTTCCTTCCTGATGGACACGACCCTCAAGAGGGGCTCGGTGACTATGACCGACTTCACAATCGTCATCGCCTTCTCGAAAGAGACGGCGGTCGCCGAGCCCCTGAGAAAGGTCGGATACGACCTGAACCACAAGTCCATGGTGGGGAGCGACGGCACCCGGATTGACCTCTCCAAAGTCGCTCGACTCCACACGGAATACGGCGTCAGGCGCAGCGAGTTCTACGCCAAGCATCCCAACGACAGGCGATTGAAGCAGAAGTTCGCCAGTTCAAGGAGGGAGAAGGAACGCGTCAAGCAGACCCTCAACGTCATCTCCAAGCAGGTCGTTGAGAAGGCTGTCAAGAACAGGGAGGCAATCGTCCTCGAGAGACTTAAGGGGGTTCGGAAGGCCCACAAGAAGGGAAACGGAAAGGGACATGATTCACGCCGAAGGGCCAACCTCTGGCCGTTCCGGCAGCTCCAACAGCAGATCGCTCACAAGGCGGCGTGGGTTGGGGTTCAAGTCGAGTTCGTCAATCCTAGGAACACGTCTAAGGAGTGTTCCAATTGCCACTACGTCAACAAAAAGTTGACGGTCACTGAAAGGAGCTGGCTATGCCCACAATGCGGGTGCCAGCTCGACCGCGACCTCAATGCTGCGGTGAACATCGAGAGGCGCGGGAAGATACCATGTCTGCCAATGGTTCAGGCAGGAGCGCGGGGCACAGATGAAGCTGTGAAGGGGAACGAGGCGACGACGGCTCCAATCCTCCGAGCAGAAGTCCCGAAGTTAGGTGGTTGA
- the trxA gene encoding thioredoxin, protein MSNTILKIEGGKFQSEVVGSELPVVVDFYADWCGPCKMVAPIMEQLSKEYAGRAKFVKIDTDANQELAMQFGIMSIPTVMFFSKGKVEDIVVGAASPNVFKSKLDSIVAS, encoded by the coding sequence ATGAGCAACACGATTCTGAAGATCGAAGGCGGCAAGTTCCAGAGCGAGGTGGTTGGTTCGGAGCTTCCCGTTGTCGTTGACTTCTACGCCGACTGGTGCGGACCATGCAAGATGGTGGCACCGATCATGGAACAACTGTCGAAGGAGTACGCGGGCAGGGCGAAGTTCGTGAAGATTGACACAGACGCGAACCAGGAGCTCGCCATGCAGTTCGGGATAATGAGCATCCCTACTGTGATGTTCTTCTCGAAGGGCAAGGTCGAGGACATTGTCGTCGGCGCAGCATCGCCGAACGTCTTCAAGAGCAAGCTGGACTCGATTGTGGCGTCCTAG
- the thiI gene encoding tRNA 4-thiouridine(8) synthase ThiI: MPSTYVVHYSEIALKGKNRPEFARVLRRNIRRAMATASEVEVESSDGRYLVETAAGESEVERRLSRVFGVAWFAKASVTPANYSSISSTVVEAARGDAGTFMVAARRSDKSFPIGSVELARRLGGDVVVATNRKVDLTDPSTTIHVDVLKGRALVYSAKVRGPGGLPVGTAGKVMHLFSGGIDSPVAAWLLMKRGCQPVYLHFYSAPDAEYALKSKVARIVRLLTEYSGRSNLLLMPFADYQVATSDAPADAEPSLFRRFMRMTAESLAPRFSASAVSTGDSLSQAASQTLWNIAVFDSGSSLPILRPVLGYDKEEIVQLGKKIGTYEPSVEEYRDCCSIVTRHPKTRVKAELIEDCSKHFDFQRLVARCVSMGTLATFDNRREAPSVTPLRELTDTPQLRLGGKQ; encoded by the coding sequence ATGCCGAGCACGTACGTCGTCCACTACTCCGAAATCGCGCTGAAGGGAAAGAACCGGCCAGAATTTGCGAGAGTCCTGAGGCGGAACATCCGGAGGGCGATGGCTACTGCGAGTGAAGTCGAAGTGGAGTCGAGTGACGGGAGGTACCTCGTCGAAACCGCTGCGGGTGAAAGCGAGGTCGAGAGAAGGCTCTCCAGGGTATTCGGCGTGGCCTGGTTCGCGAAGGCATCCGTTACGCCTGCGAACTACTCCTCGATCAGCTCCACGGTCGTCGAGGCTGCTAGGGGCGATGCTGGCACGTTCATGGTGGCAGCGAGGAGGTCCGACAAGTCGTTCCCCATTGGCTCTGTCGAACTTGCAAGGAGGCTCGGGGGGGATGTGGTCGTGGCCACCAACAGGAAGGTGGACCTCACCGACCCGTCAACGACGATACACGTGGACGTGTTGAAGGGGCGCGCGCTCGTCTACTCGGCGAAGGTGAGGGGTCCGGGAGGCCTCCCCGTCGGCACCGCAGGGAAGGTGATGCATCTCTTCTCCGGCGGAATCGACTCGCCCGTGGCGGCGTGGCTGCTGATGAAGAGGGGCTGCCAGCCAGTCTACCTCCACTTCTACTCCGCACCCGACGCCGAGTATGCCCTGAAGAGCAAGGTGGCCAGGATCGTCAGGTTGCTGACCGAGTACAGCGGAAGGAGCAACCTGCTCCTCATGCCTTTCGCCGACTACCAAGTGGCCACATCCGACGCGCCCGCTGACGCAGAGCCCTCTCTCTTCAGGAGGTTCATGCGGATGACCGCAGAGAGTCTGGCGCCGCGGTTCTCCGCGTCAGCTGTCTCAACTGGCGACAGCCTCTCCCAGGCAGCCTCTCAGACCCTCTGGAACATCGCCGTCTTCGACTCGGGCTCCTCCCTCCCAATCCTGAGGCCTGTCTTGGGTTACGACAAGGAAGAGATTGTCCAACTAGGGAAGAAGATCGGGACCTACGAGCCGTCTGTAGAGGAGTACAGGGACTGTTGCTCCATCGTCACCAGGCACCCCAAGACTAGGGTGAAGGCAGAACTCATCGAGGACTGCTCCAAGCACTTCGACTTCCAAAGGCTGGTGGCCCGATGCGTCTCGATGGGGACCCTGGCGACCTTCGATAACAGGAGGGAGGCGCCGAGCGTCACGCCGTTGCGCGAGTTGACGGACACGCCCCAGCTAAGGCTGGGAGGGAAGCAGTAG
- a CDS encoding transketolase has product MEPAQEILRLKEVSRNTRKLILESLAEAGSGHPGGSLSAVELLVTLYFHVMHYDPKNPKLEDRDRFFLSKGHAAPLLYAILAQAGYFPSEELMTLRKLGSRLQGHPTLGIPGVEAPAGSEGIGLSLGIGTALAAKLDRKAYRTYVLMGDGEQQEGEVWEAAMSASKYRLDSLTAIIDRNGIQQDGLTEQIMPIEPLASKWRAFNWNVIEVDGYDYLQLIDAFDLAASVKNRPTVIIAHTVKGKGISFMEWSPHYHGTAPSKETMPDVLNELK; this is encoded by the coding sequence ATGGAGCCAGCCCAAGAGATACTGAGGCTGAAGGAGGTCTCGAGGAACACAAGGAAGCTCATCCTTGAGAGTCTCGCTGAGGCTGGCTCGGGCCACCCAGGCGGCTCTCTTTCCGCAGTCGAGTTGCTCGTCACACTCTACTTCCATGTGATGCACTACGACCCGAAGAACCCGAAGTTGGAGGACAGGGACAGGTTCTTCCTGAGCAAGGGCCACGCAGCTCCGCTCCTCTACGCGATTCTCGCGCAGGCGGGCTACTTCCCGTCCGAGGAGTTGATGACGCTTAGGAAGCTCGGCTCAAGGCTACAGGGCCACCCAACGCTGGGGATCCCTGGCGTGGAGGCACCGGCCGGCTCGGAAGGCATCGGCCTCTCCCTCGGCATCGGCACGGCTCTCGCAGCCAAGCTGGACAGGAAGGCCTACAGGACCTACGTCCTGATGGGCGACGGGGAGCAGCAGGAGGGCGAGGTCTGGGAGGCTGCGATGTCGGCGTCCAAGTACAGGCTGGACAGCCTCACTGCGATAATCGATAGGAACGGGATTCAGCAGGATGGCCTGACTGAGCAAATCATGCCGATAGAGCCACTCGCCTCGAAGTGGCGCGCCTTCAACTGGAACGTCATCGAGGTTGACGGGTACGACTACCTTCAGCTGATCGACGCGTTCGACCTGGCAGCCAGCGTAAAGAACAGGCCGACCGTCATCATTGCGCATACAGTGAAGGGCAAGGGAATCTCGTTCATGGAGTGGTCGCCTCATTACCACGGCACAGCCCCTTCCAAGGAGACGATGCCTGACGTGCTCAACGAATTGAAGTGA
- the fsa gene encoding fructose-6-phosphate aldolase produces MDLYLDTANLASIKKFNQMGIVDGITTNPTLVSKEEGEFEQIIVDICREVKGPVSAEVVSTDHDGMVREAKHLSTLASNVVVKIPIIPEGLRATKTVTAMGIKVNMTLVFSANQGLLAAKAGASYISPFIGRLDDVGQRGMQVIEDLVAIRRNYSMKAKVLVGSIRHPQHVLEAAKIGADIATMPPEVMEKMIQHPLTEAGLKRFLDDWQKAKKSKPSITA; encoded by the coding sequence TTGGACCTCTACCTCGACACTGCCAACTTGGCATCGATAAAGAAGTTCAACCAGATGGGCATCGTCGACGGCATTACGACCAACCCGACCCTCGTCTCGAAGGAAGAAGGTGAGTTCGAGCAGATCATAGTCGACATCTGCAGGGAGGTGAAGGGGCCTGTCAGCGCTGAGGTTGTCAGCACGGACCACGACGGCATGGTGAGGGAAGCGAAACACCTCTCTACGCTCGCGAGCAACGTCGTGGTGAAGATACCGATAATACCCGAGGGGCTAAGGGCCACCAAGACCGTGACCGCGATGGGCATCAAGGTCAACATGACCCTCGTCTTCTCGGCCAACCAAGGGCTGCTCGCCGCGAAGGCCGGCGCGTCGTACATCAGCCCCTTCATCGGCAGGCTGGACGACGTGGGCCAGAGAGGAATGCAGGTCATCGAGGACTTGGTCGCGATAAGGCGGAACTACAGCATGAAGGCAAAGGTTCTCGTCGGCAGCATAAGACACCCGCAGCACGTGCTCGAAGCTGCGAAGATAGGGGCGGACATAGCGACCATGCCGCCCGAGGTGATGGAGAAGATGATACAACACCCCCTGACGGAGGCAGGGCTGAAGCGCTTCCTGGACGACTGGCAGAAGGCGAAGAAGTCGAAGCCCTCCATAACAGCGTAG
- a CDS encoding superoxide dismutase: MAKTYTLPPLPYAYNALEPHISEKTMTLHHTKNHQAYVNGANAALEKLEKARRGELQIDMRAVLRDYSFAVDGHKLHSIFWPNMAPSGKGGGTPGGKLADKINKDFGGFDKFRSQFTDAAKTVEGSGWALLLYDKEIDQLVMTQVEKQNFMHLAQMPILLGLDLWEHAWVFDYGTDRPKYIEAWWNVVNWSDVDSRLGKASG; the protein is encoded by the coding sequence ATGGCTAAGACATACACACTTCCACCGCTACCATATGCATACAACGCATTAGAACCACACATCTCCGAGAAGACCATGACACTCCATCACACGAAGAACCACCAAGCCTATGTGAACGGCGCGAACGCAGCCCTAGAGAAGCTTGAGAAGGCTAGAAGGGGCGAACTTCAGATAGACATGAGAGCAGTCCTAAGGGACTACAGCTTCGCAGTCGACGGCCACAAACTCCACTCCATCTTCTGGCCGAACATGGCTCCCTCCGGAAAAGGCGGAGGTACCCCTGGAGGCAAGCTTGCGGACAAGATCAACAAGGACTTCGGCGGTTTCGACAAATTCAGGTCCCAGTTCACCGACGCAGCCAAGACGGTCGAGGGCAGCGGGTGGGCCCTTCTCCTTTACGACAAGGAAATCGACCAACTTGTCATGACCCAAGTCGAAAAGCAGAACTTCATGCACCTGGCTCAGATGCCCATACTCCTCGGGCTCGATCTTTGGGAGCACGCATGGGTCTTTGACTACGGCACAGATCGTCCGAAATACATTGAAGCGTGGTGGAACGTCGTCAACTGGTCCGATGTGGACTCTAGACTGGGGAAGGCCTCGGGTTAG
- a CDS encoding heme o synthase, with translation MTKPRITPLLVFVAVGSSVIASRGLPPIPVLVGILVGGTLAAAGSLTLNSYLEMDIDAKMKRTQNRPLPAQRIVPPSHAVILGSALLTVGIIVAFLTVNLVATFFIGLGAFVYIPVYTIFLKPRTSWNIVLGGFAGSCAALAGWYAVTFANPIVGWILGALVFVWTPSHFWSLAVLMEEDYSAVGIPMLPSVVGSARASKYIVANTLLLIPVSLLVSPFLNGIGLLIYLVAAIVFDALLLATNIKLLRSPTKANAWLAFKFSAPYLAVIFLIAMVGAVV, from the coding sequence TTGACAAAGCCCAGGATTACCCCACTGCTGGTCTTCGTCGCAGTCGGCTCCTCGGTCATAGCCTCGCGGGGTCTTCCTCCAATCCCCGTCCTAGTAGGCATCCTCGTGGGGGGGACCTTGGCCGCGGCGGGTTCCCTGACCCTGAACAGCTACTTGGAGATGGACATCGACGCCAAGATGAAGAGGACCCAGAACCGGCCCCTGCCTGCCCAGCGGATTGTCCCCCCGAGCCACGCCGTCATTCTCGGCTCCGCCTTGCTCACCGTCGGTATCATCGTGGCTTTCCTGACCGTGAACTTGGTGGCCACCTTCTTCATAGGGCTAGGCGCCTTCGTCTACATCCCAGTCTACACTATCTTCCTGAAACCAAGGACGAGTTGGAACATAGTCCTCGGTGGCTTCGCCGGCAGCTGCGCCGCCCTCGCCGGGTGGTACGCTGTGACCTTCGCCAACCCGATTGTTGGCTGGATCCTGGGTGCGCTCGTATTCGTCTGGACCCCCAGCCACTTCTGGAGCTTGGCGGTCCTGATGGAGGAGGACTACTCCGCGGTCGGCATTCCCATGCTGCCGTCCGTGGTCGGCTCCGCGAGGGCATCGAAGTACATAGTCGCGAACACCCTGCTTCTGATTCCGGTCAGCCTTCTCGTCTCGCCCTTTCTGAATGGGATTGGGCTCCTCATCTACTTGGTGGCGGCGATCGTATTCGACGCTCTGCTTCTGGCGACGAACATCAAGCTCCTGAGGTCTCCCACCAAGGCGAATGCGTGGCTAGCGTTCAAGTTCTCTGCCCCCTACCTCGCTGTCATCTTCCTCATCGCGATGGTCGGGGCCGTCGTCTAG